One Desulfovibrio sp. Fe33 genomic window, CCGCCACCGTGGACAACGCCCCGCAGACCGACCTGACCCTGAACCTGAGCAACGGCGAGACCGTGACCATCGCGGCGGGCACCACCACCGGCAGCGCCACCTTCGCGGTCCAGGGCGACGACCCCTACGTGGACGGCGGCTCCTTTACCGTCGGCATCGATTCCGCGACCGGTGGCAACTACGAGAACCTGAACACCGACGACACGGCCACGGTGACCGTCAGCGACACCGTGGACACCACCACCGTGACGCTCGGCGACGTCAGCGTGGACGAGGGCGGCAACGCCACCATCACCGCCACGGTGGACAACGCGCCGCAGACCGACCTGACCCTGAACCTGAGCAACGGCGAAACCGTGACCATCGCGGCGGGCACCACCACCGGCAGCGCCACCTTCGCGGTGCAGGGCGACGACCCCTACGTGGACGGCGGCTCCTTTACCGTCGGCATCGATTCCACGACCGGCGGCAACTACGAAAATCTGAACACCGACGACACGGCCACGGTCACGGTCAGCGACACCACCGACACCAC contains:
- a CDS encoding immunoglobulin-like domain-containing protein, whose product is GNYENLNTDDTATVTVSDTVDTTTVTLGDVSVDEGGNATITATVDNAPQTDLTLNLSNGETVTIAAGTTTGSATFAVQGDDPYVDGGSFTVGIDSATGGNYENLNTDDTATVTVSDTVDTTTVTLGDVSVDEGGNATITATVDNAPQTDLTLNLSNGETVTIAAGTTTGSATFAVQGDDPYVDGGSFTVGIDSTTGGNYENLNTDDTATVTVSDTTDTTTVTLGDVSVDEGGNATITATVDNAPQTDLTLNLSNGETVTIAAGTTTGSATFAVQGDDPYVDGGSFTVGIDSATGGNYENLNTDDTATVTVSDTVDTTTVTLGDVSVDEGGNATITATVDNAPQTDLTLNLSNG